The Pyxidicoccus xibeiensis DNA segment TCACGAGGCCCTGGCATCAGGGCGCTCGATGCACGCCAGCCCCTGTCGCATTCTTCGATGCGGCCCTACCGGGACGAGGACGCCCCACTCGGGAGCGCCCTGCCGGGCGACGCGGCAAGCAACGCGCTGGAGGCGATGGTGCTCGCCACGTTCCTGCATGCCATGGCTCCGGGAGCGCTCGGAGCCTCCCGGATGCCGCAGGCCTCTTCCGCGTCATGAATCAGTCCAGCCCGGCCTTCCCCAGCGACCAGTACGCCTTCACCTTCTGCTCCGCCCTCACCCCGGCCGACCGGAGCTGACCGCGCAGCGCCTGGATGGCCTGGGCCCGGCCCGTCATCACCAGGTGAGCTCCAGGCCGCCTCGCCACCGCGGCCTGGAGTGCCGCAGCCGCGGTGGACAGATGCCTGTCCCCGGGAGCCCGCTCGACCAGGGTGCTTCCCTCCACCCGGAACTCCCCCAGCACCGCCTCAGACTCCGCGCGCGAGGAGACCTCGAACACCTGCTCCACGCCGCCCGTGCCCGCCCGCAGGTTGCGCAGCGTGTGCGCCAACGCGAAGGACGTCTCGTCGCCGAAGAGCACCACGGGGCCCTCGAGCGCCGCGAGCGCGAGCGAGCCCCGGGGCCCGAAGAACCGACACCGGTCTCCCACCCGGACCTCGCGGCCCCACTTCGCGCCGGGAGTGTCCCCGTGCAGGTAGAGCAGGAACTGCGTCGCTCCGCGAGCCGCGTCCCAGGCCAGGGGCGTGTACGTCCGCATGCCCACCTGCGGCAGGAAGACCTGCACCTTGTCCCCGGCATGCCAGGCCACGTCCCGTAGCGCCTCGCCCGCCAGTTCCATCCAGCGGAAGTGCGGGGACACCTCACGCACCTGCTCGACGCGCGCGTCGCGGAACAGGAACCGTCCCAGCATGCCGCCGATAATCGCCTTGCCTGACGTCATTCGTGCCTCTCCACGGGGTGCAACGACCCCACCGCGTCACGGGCCGGAGCATGGGCGAAGGCCAGGCGCATGTGCGTGAAGAAGCGTAAAGAACGCTGGCGCCCCTCCACTGCGTGTCTTTTCATGTCTGTCAATTGTGGTGCAACCCTGACCCAGGCAATGGCACACAGCCCCCTCCAGGGAGGGGGGCTTTCAAAGACATGGCTTAATGATTTACAACAAATCCATCCTCGCCAGCCTCGCAGTCCATGCCGTCCCTGGGGGGAGGAAAGGTCTGGTCATGCAGAAGCGTTTCCCCAGGGCGGTCGCCCTGACGTGTCTTGCGTCCTCGCTATGGAGCTGCGCCACCACGCCCACCATCAAGAACCTGGAGCCGGTCCCCAATGGCATCGGCAACGTCGTGAGCCTGTCCCAGGGGTGGACCGTGGAGCAGCAGGAGTGGTTCTGGTTCACCACCCAGGGCTCGCAAATCCTTCCCTACGATTGGTTCCTCGTTTTGGAGCAGGCCACCAGCTCCCAGCTGTTCCGCGCCCCCGCCAACTTCGAGCGGTTCAAGTACCTCAACGTCAAGCCCAGCAAGCTGAACCCGGACGGGCTGCCGGTGGGCTTCGTCAAGGACATCGACGACAACGGCCATCACTGGATGGGGCTGACCTGCGCGGCCTGCCACACCAACCAGATCAACTTCAACGGCGTGGAGATGGTCATCGACGGCGCCCCCACGCTCGCGGACTTCTCCACGTTCTATGACGAACTGGTTGCCGCCCTGGCT contains these protein-coding regions:
- a CDS encoding siderophore-interacting protein, yielding MTSGKAIIGGMLGRFLFRDARVEQVREVSPHFRWMELAGEALRDVAWHAGDKVQVFLPQVGMRTYTPLAWDAARGATQFLLYLHGDTPGAKWGREVRVGDRCRFFGPRGSLALAALEGPVVLFGDETSFALAHTLRNLRAGTGGVEQVFEVSSRAESEAVLGEFRVEGSTLVERAPGDRHLSTAAAALQAAVARRPGAHLVMTGRAQAIQALRGQLRSAGVRAEQKVKAYWSLGKAGLD